TCGTTTTTGTTGTACCGCTCGAAAGAGAGCCCGGCCTGTCAACTCCTGCGTCATTCGTTTTGACATGGCGTAACCGACTATTTCGCGTGTAAAAACATCCTTAACTCCAGCAAGGTAAAGCCAGCCTTCTCCTGTTGGGATGTAGGTGATATCGGTAACCCATACTTCGTTTGGTGCGCTTGGTGTAAAAGTTTGATCAAGAAGGTTCTCTGCCACAGGAAGATTGTGGTTTGAGTTCGTAGTTGCTTTAAACTTGCGCTTCTGCCGGCAGCGTAATCCCAATTCTCGTCGTAAGCGAGCGATGCGATCACGACCGACAATAAAGCCATCTGCTGCCAGTTCAGGTTGTAACCGTTTCGCGCTGTAACTCTCACGAGTACGTGTATGCGCTACCTTGATTGCAACCTTGAGGCGCTCATCCTCCTGAGTCCGCCGTGACGGGTTTCTTTTTAACCACGCATAAAAGCCGCTACGGGACACATTAAACATACGGCTCATAGTTACAGTAGGATAGTGGAGTCGCCATTTTTTCATGAACGCGTACCGGGTAGCGACTCCCTGGCAAAGTACGCCGTTGCCTTTTTTAAGATATCACGCTCCATGCGGGTTTCTGCCAGCTCCTTCCTCAACCTGGCATTCTCTGCCAAGAGATCAGGTGTTGAACGTGACCCTGGAGCAGATGGTTTTGAAGAAGATCTAACAGCTGCCATCCAGCTGGCCAACGTTCCTTCTGGGATACCCAGTCGCTTGGATGCTACTGAAAGCGACAGATTTTGCTCTAATACGAGTTTAACTGCTTCAGACCGAAATTCCGGGGTGTAACGTTGCTGCTTGCCCATGACTTCCTCCCACTCGGTAATTTATCAAGTGGTAGTGTCTGTTGTCATCAGGATACGTCAATCGGTGATACCCGGATGTCTGGCTACATCTACCAGCTCTACCGCAGCCAGCAACGGGTGGACAGGAGTATCAGGTCGATTCTATCCTCGCCGCAGCATGACGGCTACTACCGTGAAATGCTCGGTGTAAATGATTGATGAGGAAGCGAGTATGACGAGATCAGCTCAAAATATTGTGGTAAACCAATTGAAACAGCGGTCTTTAAATTTACGAGTATTGTGTTAATCCAATGAACTACCCCGCAGCAAGCTACGGGGTAGTTCATCCCGTTCGTTTTCGAGGGTCTGGAAACTGGTCCATTGAAAGACCTCGCCAAAAGGCACGGACAAGGATGAATCAAAAAAACCTCAAGCACCCTATTTATAGGAGCTTGCGGTTTTTTAAAATCTTTGTGAACCAGCCAGGCTGTCCGGTTGGCATTTATAGTTCATCACACAAATCAGTGCAAACCTTTCTGCTGGTTAAGAAAGTCAGGAACCCAGCATATCCCGTTGCTCATACCTTCTTCATTGGAAGAGCAAACCAGACCTGAAAGCCTTTCGGTACATTCCTGGCTCCAATCTCTCCATGATGCAGAGTGATGATTTTCCTGGTGATGGCCAGGCCAAGTCCAGTGCCTTCGCCAGTATTCTCCTTCAACCGGTAAAATGGATTGAAAATCAGTTCCAGCTCTCTAGGCTCTATTGGCGGGTGAGAGTTTGTTATTTCAAAAAACAGTGCCGTGTCCTCCCGGCGCATAGCAACGTGTACGTTACCGCCCTCCTCAGTATGCCGCACGGCGTTCTCCAACAGGTTCTTAAACGCCGTTCGAAGCCATTCTTCATCTCCTGTGACGTGTTCCTCCTGAAGAAGGTCAATCTCAAAGTTGATGTTCTTCGTTTTAGCCAGCGGCCCGAGCGTCTTTATGAGCCCCGCAATCAGCTTTGCCGGAGCGACCTCTTCAGACACCGGAAGCGGCTCACAAACTTACGGCTCTGGGACTACCAGCCCGATCAGCCTCCCAACATGGACACCTTGGCGCTGTTGTGCGAACGTTGCCGCGACCTGGCAAATGGCAGGAAAGCAGATGCAAACGAACTGCGCTCGATCCGCAATGCCCTCTGGAGCAATGTGCCGGCAGTGGCTGAAGGTTCTGCCCGGGTGCTGGCCCAGTGCAAGGAGGCTTGGGCGCGCGAGGCGATCGAGGAGAGCTTTATTGATGACGCGGTCAAGGCGACCCTCCTTAAACAGTTCACCTAATCAGTCAGGAGTATTGTAGATGTTTGAAACGCAGTACAACGAAGAAATGGAAGCTGAGGTCAGAAGGCTCGATGCCAAGCAGCGCGCAATCAGCGCCGGCCATCCCGAATGGGACAATGCCTGCAAGATATGTTCTTGCCGCTTGGAAGGAACCAGAGATGCAATCTGCGTAACGTGTGTTCTAAGCCCGAAGTAAGGTCGTTCTGCTGAAACTAAGGATGATCAATGGTCTCCACACCGAAGGACAGCTGCTCACTGAAACCATGGCAACCGATATGCTGCTGGTGACTGATCTACTTCGCCGCAGCGGTGAATTTTGCAAGGCGAAGAGGCGGCCACGCTGGGCCTTTGTCTGGAAACTGATGAGAATACAAACAAGGCATTTGACTACGAGCTGTTTCTGATACATGAGCGCAACCGCAGTACCCGTAGGTTTCAAGAAGCACCGGGCGTAGAGAATGAGGAACCCGCTCTGGAAGATTTTTGAAGCTTCTGGCCGTACAATGAGACCAGTCCGAATGCTGCAGCAAGAAAGCCTGACGTGTTATATGGCTACAGATTTGCCATCCCCTAGTATTTAGCTAGAGGCTTGTATTAAAGCGGCTTCGTACGCTTTTCATTCCATTGAATACGGAGTTGGCAACTTCTTCCGGAAAACCCTGTGGCAAAATGCTTTGCACATGCTCAATAACATCATCCATCTGGCCAAACAAATTCTTAACAATTGACTCCATCTCATCCGCAGGAAAACCGCAGGCTTTTGCAGTAGACAGCCAATGCCGGAGTTGTATTTTTTGCCACTGGTAATGGGTACTTTTCCCTCTGACAGCCATTGCCATTTTCATTTTTTGTGGTTCCACCAACCTTTTCTCCACGAGCGGATAGGCAGACATGACATCATAGAATGGGGCAAGTTGAAAACTACCCTCCGGCAGCAGGAAGATGCTGAAGTTCTTTGCATGACCATCGATGGCGCCAAGTAGCCAGAACAGCACCTGGGTCTTGAGAAACAGGCTGCGATCCGCCAGCGCGTTCACCGACCCCAGAAGCAGGGCCATGATGCGCTGAATGCCCGGTCCGCCATCGCTTTCGTATTTCAAGGCCGGTGATATGTTCAGCGCCTGACACATATCTTCTTGCGGCAAACGGATCAACCAGGAACGGTCGTCGGCCCACCTGCGATCAAATCGTTCCACTACCAGAACCTTTACATCCTCGAACGTTGCTATATCAGCATTGGCGACTGGGATACCGTATGCCTTGAGAATAAGATGACAAAGCCATTCGTTCTCCACGCTGTCGGTCAGATCCATGCCACTATGAGCAATCTTGCCGATTGGAAGTTTGAATATGTGGCTGGTCGGTGTGACACCCAGGGGGCGATGCCACTTGTCATTCAAGCGCAGCAGCGCAGTCTTCTCCTGTGCTCCGGCTATCGAGATGCGAAAATCATTATCTCCCTGCATGCCGAGTGGCAGGGTTGCGTAGTTGCGCAACAACCCCGCGATCTGTGAATCTGTAAGCACCTCGGATTCAATCCGGCGCACATCAACTTCAGCAGCATCTTCTGGAAGAAGCTGGAGCGCTCCGACGCAATCCCGTCCAACGTGCCAGAGAAGATCAAAACAGCGATTACTCTTTGCTCCGAATCGAGCCTGAATTCTGCTGCGTATTGATTGGCTGTCCGGCAGCAGGTTGTCAAAAAAGTTTTCTACCACATCACCGCTGAAAATCTTTTGACTGAGCGGCATCGAGAGTGATAACGGTCGCCTGAATGCAGAATGCAGCCATTCGTCACCGTACTCAAAACGAAGCTGTCCAACTGCGGTCCGAGTCAGACATCCTACTTTTTTGCCGTTCATAAAGAGGTGCAGGTCAGCTGTTATTTTTGGTCGGGCCATTTACCACTGGTCTCCCGTATTTTCAAAGGTAGGCTTCTGACGAGGTTGAATAGTTAATTCAAGGTCTAAAGCGGCGAGCAGTCGAAAAAGTGTGTTTAGTTCAGTGCCAGGGTTTCCTTTTTCGATTTTAGAAATCGTGTGTTGCTCCATGCCTACAGAATGGCCGACGACTTTCTGCGACATTCCCTTGTTTTTGCGTTCAGCTCGCAACGCTTGGCCAAGGGTTTCTGGTGAGCTGATTTTATGAACCATTACGAGCTCCTGCTACACTTGGGAATAGCAATCTGCAGAAACAAAATATACCCTTAAGGATATAATGTCAAAATATATTCGATAGAGTGTATTTGCGGTTTATGTTGTATGGAGTATGGGGTCTGCATGGAGTCGGACGGTTAGTAACGATGAGCATAATATGCCAGTAGATAGGCTAAGCATCGATGCAGTTGGAGCAGTTGAGGCAGTTGAGGCAGTTGAGGCAGTTGGAGCAGTTGAGGCAGTTGAGGCAGTTGAGGCAGTTGAGGCAGTTGAGGCAGTTGAGGCAGTTGAGGCAGTTGAGGCAGTTGAGGCAGTTGAGGCAGTTGAGGCAGTTGAGGCAGTTGAGGCAGTCGAGGCAGTCGAGGCAGTCGAGGCAGTTGAGGCAGTTGAGGCAGTTGAGGCAGTTGAGGCAGTTGAGGCAGTTGAGGCAGTTGAGGCAGTTGAGGCAGTTGAGGCAGTCGAGGCAGTCGAGGCAGTCGAGGCAGTCGAGGCAGTCGAGGCAGAAAAACGATTTTGATGAATTTTTACGATTCGGGTTGCATTCAAAAATTGAATTTTAGTTTTTTAAATTCGTGCCATCAATTTTTGAGATAAACAGTTTTTAAATGATTTAAAGATTTGAACAATGAAGAAATGCTTTCTCTAAAATGCAGTGTTTATGGGGTTTAATGGTATTTTTTGAATTTTCTTGTAATATATTTTTCAATTTTGCCAAGGTTGAAGTCGCGAGTTCGAATCTCGTTATGTCGCAGGTCTGATCGAGGTTTTCAATGATCCGGTCAAAGCTGCCTTTACCGCTTACGAACGGACGTTGCAGATTATGAACATCCGGTGGCCCGTCAATGGTAAAGCGGACCGAGACAAAGCCCAGCTCCTTGAGTTCCTGCGCCACCTCACGGGTCAACAGCGTGGCGTTACTGACCAGATTGAAAGAGGCTTGCGTGCCTGCCTCAGAAGCCTTATGCCGCACACGAGCGGCAATATCCTTCATCATTGTCAGGGAAAGCAGCGCCTCGCCTCCGTAGAAGTCCAGCGTGACATCCAGCCCCCGTTCAATCTGTGCAGAGACGTACTGCACCAGCAGGTCGGCGGTCTCTGGCGTCATATAGCGCTTGCCCCTGAAATGATCCTCATAGCAGTAACCGCAGGCCAGATTGCAGTCCAGGTTCATGGTAACCAGGGCGGTAAACTGCCTGCTGCGGCGATTGCCCTCCTCAAACAGGGTCCGCATCTGCTCCTGTTCAGCCAGCCGGTCAGGGACCAGAACACCTATTTTTGCCAACAGGGCCTGTTCCTGATCAGAAAGTTTCTGGTCCCGGGCATCGGCCAGAACCGAGCTGTCAAGTTTTACAATGGCGCCACGGGCCGTTGAATAGACCAGCAGCTTGCCGGGCTCATGGGCGTAGGAATAGGTTTTAAGGTAGATTGAAAGTTCCAAGATGTACTCCGAGACCATCAGGGGGATACACCCCCCTGATGGCAGCCAGACTGGTCTTACCGGACAAGAGACATAGCGGTGAAGCAGCAGCTGTAGGTCGGGATGTCGATGAATGAACATGATCCCTGCTCAAGAACGTCGATTCGCTCCATGGTCGTTACCTCCTTTCTTTGTGTTGGTGCAAAACACCCTCTGGCATTGGACAGACAGGCACGGATTCTGCTAGAGTGCTTGACTGACCCATGGAAACCATTCTACGCCATAGCCTGAAGATACTGCTGCCCCTCTGGCTGCTCACGGCACCGCTTACGGCCGCTGCCGAGCCGGACGACAGCATCGGTCTGCTTGATGCCTGGCAGGGGGAGACCGTCTCTGCCAGCCGCCTGCCCAAGCCGGTTTCCCATACCGCTGAAAACGTCACCGTGGTAACCGCCGCTGAGATCCAGTCCATTAACGCCCATACCCTGATCGATATCCTTGCCAACGTACCCGGCATGCAGCTTGAATCAACCAGAACATTAGGTGGGCTGATTTACTTCCGCTCCCAAGGCTCCTCTTTCAACCACATTCTGGTGATGATTGACGGGGTGCCGTTCAACAACCTTGGCGACAACTTCAGCGATATCGGCCTGATCCCGGCCCGGATCATTGAGCGGGTCGAGATCGTCAAGGGTGCCGCCTCATCATCCTGGGGCCAGGCGCTGGGCGGGGTGATCAATGTCATCACCAAGACACCTGACCGGGAGAGAAGAAGCGGCGGCAGCCTGTCCAGCTCAGTTGGTGAACGGCGCACCAGTGACAGCGGTGCCGAACTATCCGGGAGCATTGAACGGTTCGGCTACTACCTCTCAGGTGGCTACAGCGGCTCCAAGGGTCTGCTTGCCAACAATCACGGAGATTATAGCAACGCCTATGCCAAGCTTGTGTACGACCTGCCGGGCAAGGGGCAGCTGGCCGGGACATTCGGCTACAGCCAGGCCAACCGCGGTGATTTTGCCTTTGCCCCGCTTGATCTGAAGGAAGAGACCTACCCCCGCCAGCTGTTCAGCACCCTTACACTGAGAACAACACTAACTGATCAGCTTGAACTGGAGCTTAACGGGCGGCACGCCACAAGGGAGCTCGGCTTAGATATCGGCCTGATCAGCACCTACCTGCCGCTGCAAAGCTACAACATTGATGAGACCGTATCAGGGGTGGGTGCGAAACTGCTCTGGAGAACCAGCAGTAATCTCCTGGCCGTGGGGATTGAATACGACCATGTCTGGATGCGCTCAACCGACTCTATGGTCCATGTCGATACCCTGAACAGAAAAACCGACCGCTGGGGGTTTTACCTGAACGACACCCTGACCGTTGGCAACTTCTCATTCTCACCTGGCGTGCGGCTTGATCTGACCGGCACCTCCGGTGATCAGTTCAGCCCATCCTTCGGTATCACCTGGCAGCTGACCGACACCACGCTGCTGCGTGCCTATACGGCCAGAGGCTACAGCCTGCCGGCCTTTCTGCTGGATCGCACCTCAGAGAAGGTCTGGACGTCACAAATCGGTTTTGAAAGCACCACCATACCGTATCTCTGGCTGAAAGGCACCCTGTTCCGTAATGACACCTGGGACATTGTCACCTACGACTCGTTTTCCAACAGCTTCAACCATGAACGCCACCTCAAGCAGGGCTTTGAGGTGGAGGCAAAGACCGCCTCGCTGTTCAACACGTCGCTATCGGCAGGCTACGATTATATTGATGCCCGCAACACCTCAACCCACCAGATCGTCCAGGATATCCCGCGGCATACGCTGCTGCTGGGCTTGCAGTACGATGACCGGCAGTACCTCAAGGGGGTACTGAACGGCCGCCATATCTGGTGGAATGCAGCCAGCTACCACAACGGCAGCTACCAGGGGGTGATCTGGGATCTGCACCTGACCGCCACGCCGTTCGGCCGCAAGCAGCACGCCCCGGAACTGTTCTTTTCCATCCGCAACATCTTTAACGGGTCGCAATATCTTGACGAGTTCTTCAAGAACGCCGGACGCTGGGTTGAAGGCGGCATGAGGATTTCGTTTTGAGGCGATTGCAGATGCTGATAGTTGTTTTAGGACTGCTGGCACTGCTACCGCTTAGTGTTGAGGCCTATGAGGTGCTGGTTCTGCAGAGCAGCCGGGCACCTGCCTATGACGAAGCCCTGAAGGGAATCAGGTCGGTACGCCGCTTCAGTGAGCGGTTACTGATACTGAGCGACTACATGGATGTTGACCTGCAACGGATTGCCCGTGAAGATCGCCCTCTGTTGATTATCGCCCTGGGAGACAATGCGTATCTTTCTGCGAGTAAAATCAGACAGATACCGGTGGTGGTAGTGATGGCCCCCAACTACCGGGGCGGTTCAGGGGGGCACCCTGCACTAACCGGTGTTGAGCTGCATCTGCCCCCTGAACGTTATCTGGCCGTCTTCAACACCATGGGGCTGAAACGGGTTGGCATTATCGGTAACCCGGCAAAGAGTAGCCATTACATCCGTCTGATTCAGCAGTCCGCACCACGCTACGGTATTGAAGCTATTGTGCGCGAGGTATCGTCCCCAAGGGAGGTCACGGGGCAACTTTCCTCGTTACGGGGAGAGGTTGACGCACTCTGGCTGCTACCCGACGATACGGCGGTCACCAGAGAAACCACCGATGCCTACTTCCTGTTTTCCATGCAACAGCAGGTGCCGGTTGTGGCGTTTTCAAGCGCCTATCTGCAATCGGGTGCAGCAGTGGCAGTTGAAATACAGCGATACGATATTGGGCGTCAGGCCGGTGAAATAGTCACATCCCTGCTGGATGGCAATGATGTCTCAGGCCATCCGGCAGCATCTCCCCGCAAATCATCACTCAGGATCAATCCCACGGTACTGCACAGGCTGGGCTTATCGCCGGATAGCATTAGGGCAGGAAGCAGCCGATGAGCCGGCTCAATCAAATCAAACAGTTTCTGGGCAGTTTCCAGAGCAGGATTTTTATTGCGTTTACGCTCTTGACTCTGTTGATTGCCATCGCATTCATGATCATAATGGCCAACAACGAGATACAGAATTATCGTCAAAGGTCCCGGGAAAAGGCTCGTTTGCTGGCCACCATACTGGCAGACAGCGTCAAACTGCCATTATTCTCAGGAGATGTGGCGACGCTTAAGACTCTGGCTGATACATTGCTTGAAACACCTCAAGTAGCTCATGTAGTGATCGCAGACCATGACCAGCGTGTCCTGGTCGAACGTTTTTCAAAATATATTCACAGCCCCCCCTCAGACATGACAACCGAGGGGATGCCGGTACACGCAACAGCTTCAACGCCTTCAGTGGATTCGGCACTTTCTGGCGGCCCTGCAACCCAGTCTCCTCCATTCGGTTCAGTGCGTGTCTCTATCGACACCAGAGATCTGAAGCTCTCCATCAGGAACACGCTGTTCAAGACCGGAGCAGTTGTGCTGGTGTTCTGGCTTGCCGTGCTTGCGGCAACCTACCCCATACTCAAACGGATCACCAGGTCATTTGACGTACTTACTCAAGGGTTGGGAACTATGATGGAGGGAGACTTTTCCCTGAAGATTCCGGTGGAAAGTGACGATGAAGCCGGACGTGCCACACAGGCGGTCAACCGTCTGGCATCTGCACTGGAAGAACGCGAGACGGAAAACCGGAATCTGCAGGCTGAACTCGTGAACGCGTTGCAACTTGAAATACAGGAAGAAAAGCGCAAGTTCATGGCCAAGATGATCCAGACAAACCGGATGACGTCGCTGGGGTTGCTTATCTCCAGCATGGCACACAACATCAATACACCGAATGGCGCCATAAAACTGGCAGGGCACTACATTCAACGCTCCTGGAAAGACCTACTGCCAATCCTCGAAGGCGTGACAAAAGATGAAGGGGATTTTCAGGTTGGCGGGTTGCAGTTCAGTGAAGCCAAAACCGAGTTTTCGAGTGCCGCTGAGTCCATCTGCCGTAACGCAGAACGGGTTGAGCGGGTAATCCACGATCTGCGCGCCTACAATGTGGGGGAGCGCAGCGCCTTTGCCCCCGGGGTGTCGGTCAACCAGGCTGTGGAGGGGGCTTTAACCATTGTGCGCGCCCATGGCAGTCAGGCCCAGGTAAAGATCGTACACCGGCTTGACCCGGCTCTCCCGACCATTACCGGCAACCAAAACCAGATTGAGCAGGTGGTCGTGAACCTCTTGCTGAATGCCATGCAGGCAACACCCGGCAACGCTGAGGGGATCACGATTACAACCTGCCATATCCCGCTGCAGCATGAGATCCAGATTATCGTTATGGACGAAGGAGAGGGACTGCCCGAACTGGTTGCACAGAACCTGTTCAAACCATTCACCTCCACACGGATCGACAAGGGAGGCAGTGGCCTGGGCCTCTACATCTCCAACTTCATCATAACCGAACACAAAGGCAGGATTGAGTTCAGCTCAAACAGCCCCCAAGGAACCATTGTGACCGTATGCCTGCCGGTTATCCCCGCCGGTGACTGCTAAGACTTTGCGCCGGACCACTTCCTGCTGTCACACAGATCGAGCTTCTTCTGCAGCGTCGGCCTGCTGACCCCCAGCAGTTCGGCAGCGGCACTGCGGTTACCGTTCGCCTCTTCAATGGCTTCTTCGGTCAGAAGCAGTTCCAGCTCTTCATAGGTTGGAAACTCTGAAAAGATTCCATGCAACACAAACTGGTTACTGCCGATCCGGCGGATCATGTTGTTAAGGCCGCCACAACCGGTTGACAACCCGGGGAAATCATCAAGTTGCAGGGTACCGGAACGGTTATTGGTAACCGCGTTATTAATCTTGTTGATCAACTCCCTGACGTTGCCGTGAAAATCATAACACCTGAGCGACTTACGCACCTCACGCGAAAACCGTGGGATCGCCTTTTTCAGCTCTTGCGCTATGCGGGCAGCATAATGCTCCGCCAAGGGCAGGATATCTTCGCGGCGGTCACGCAGTGGCGGGACATGCAGGGAATGGGCGCTGATCCGGTAGTAGAGATCCTGCCGGAAGGAACCGGACTCAAAGAGGGCCTCAAAATTGGCGTTTGAAGCGGCAATGATGCGGGCACTGCTTTTTTGCAGCACATCGGAACCAACGCGGTAATATTCATTCTGTTGAATAAGCCGGAGCAGCTTAACCTGTGACTGGACACTGATCTCGCCGATCTCGTCCAGAAAAAGTGTGCCGTCTTTTGCCTTTTCAATCAACCCCTCCCGGCTTTCGGTAGCGCCGGTGAACGCCCCTTTTTTGTGGCCAAAGAGAGAATCAGAGAACATGCTGTCATCCAGCCCGGCAACATTAACAGTTACCATGGGCCCCCTCAGACCGCTGGAGCGGTGAATGGCCTTGGCGATCAGCTCCTTGCCGACTCCGGTCTCACCGGTAATCAGAACGGGCTGTCTTGAGTGGCGCATGGCTTCAATAATCTTGAAAAGCGACTGCATCCGGTCACTACAGCTGATGATATCACTGAAGCATTCCGGATCTTCAAGGGGCTGCCCTTGCAGGTATCCTGTCAGCTTCTTGTTCTGACTGGCCAGTTCTTCCGTGGTAAAGGCCTTCTGAACAATAGAAACCAGACGGTTGGCGTCAAGGGGTTTGGTTATGTAGTCATAGGCCCCCTGCTTGATACAGCTGACCACATTCTCAAGATCAGCCACACCGGTCAGGATAATGACCGGCAGATAGGGATGCTGCCTGACTATCTCCGGCAGCAGGTCTGCACCGCTCAGACCGGGCATAACCCAATCGAGTATCAGTACGCTGTGCCCCCCCTCAGAGAGCTCCTGAAAAATTTTACTGCTGTCTTGCAAGGTTGTGATGTTGGTTATCCCCTGGGTATGCAGGGTACGGCGGGCTTCTTCAAGGAATCCGGCATCATCATCAACCAGCAAGACTCCTTGTGCTTGTTTCGTTTGAGCAGGCTTCGACATCTCGTTCTTCTCCTGAAGCTACAGCAGGTTATTGGGTGTTGAGTAACGTAGCAGAAGGCATGCCAAGATGTCAGACAGGTGTAAACTAAAAAGCAACAAGATGGCTACGTACCGTACCAGAACCACATGGGGAGATCAACGCTGCCACCTTCAGCAGAGATCTACGGTTCCATCACAAATGTCAGGTCTCCGATCAGGCTCTCCGTACCGGTGTCGCGATTCCAGAGATAAAACTCGATCTTCCAGGGACCGGTCTGGCCACCGGCATTGATAAAAACAGTCGTAAAGCCGGGATTGTAAAAACTGTGGGGGCCAGACAGGCTGCTTTTGCCGGAGGGCTCGGTCAGACGGTAGCGGTAACCATAGAGGGGTACTCCGTAACGGTTCAGATAGCTGTTCACCGGAGGCCCAACCAGCCAGGCACCAAATTTCTTGTCCCGGTTGGCAAAGTATCCCTGTTCATACAGCTGTTTCTGTGACCAGCGTTCCCCCCGCTGGAGTACTGAGAGCACCGTGTCGTATCCTGCCGACTCGTCATAGACACCGACCCCCATTTCCTTCATCTGCCAACCGGCCGCAGGTGCGGTTACCACCAGAGCGCACAGAAGCGTCATTCCCAGTATCAGCATACGGAAAACAGCTTGCATCTCATCTCCCCTTTCCAGGCCTGGGCCTGCTGCCATCAATACTTACCGGTCGCTAAAGACCGGCGCACGTTTTTCCAGGAAGGCAGCCATCC
Above is a window of Trichlorobacter lovleyi SZ DNA encoding:
- a CDS encoding sigma-54-dependent transcriptional regulator gives rise to the protein MSKPAQTKQAQGVLLVDDDAGFLEEARRTLHTQGITNITTLQDSSKIFQELSEGGHSVLILDWVMPGLSGADLLPEIVRQHPYLPVIILTGVADLENVVSCIKQGAYDYITKPLDANRLVSIVQKAFTTEELASQNKKLTGYLQGQPLEDPECFSDIISCSDRMQSLFKIIEAMRHSRQPVLITGETGVGKELIAKAIHRSSGLRGPMVTVNVAGLDDSMFSDSLFGHKKGAFTGATESREGLIEKAKDGTLFLDEIGEISVQSQVKLLRLIQQNEYYRVGSDVLQKSSARIIAASNANFEALFESGSFRQDLYYRISAHSLHVPPLRDRREDILPLAEHYAARIAQELKKAIPRFSREVRKSLRCYDFHGNVRELINKINNAVTNNRSGTLQLDDFPGLSTGCGGLNNMIRRIGSNQFVLHGIFSEFPTYEELELLLTEEAIEEANGNRSAAAELLGVSRPTLQKKLDLCDSRKWSGAKS